A single genomic interval of Bradyrhizobium sp. AZCC 1693 harbors:
- a CDS encoding NIPSNAP family protein, whose protein sequence is MIYELRTYTVKPGTLGDMIKAASTISRDIRKDDYGKLEGYWSTEIGPLNQVLHMWSYNSFDERTRMRAELAKNPRWTGEYVPLIRPLLVRQDVRLMNAVRPPVAPASAGNVYELRNYRGKPAGGLKLWLDAFTAVLPEREKYSKIVGLWTTEAGQPNEACHIWAYPSLNARAEARGNAMKDPAWQEFLGKGPGFLEEMHSTIMLPAPHSPLQ, encoded by the coding sequence ATGATCTATGAACTGCGCACCTACACCGTAAAGCCCGGCACGCTAGGCGACATGATCAAGGCCGCGAGCACGATATCGCGTGACATCCGCAAGGACGATTACGGCAAGCTCGAAGGCTATTGGTCGACCGAGATCGGGCCGCTCAATCAGGTCCTGCACATGTGGAGCTACAACAGTTTCGACGAGCGCACGCGGATGCGGGCGGAGCTTGCGAAGAACCCGCGCTGGACCGGCGAGTATGTGCCGCTGATCCGCCCCTTGCTGGTGCGTCAGGACGTCCGCCTGATGAACGCGGTGCGGCCGCCGGTTGCGCCGGCATCGGCGGGCAATGTCTACGAACTCCGCAACTATCGCGGCAAGCCTGCCGGTGGCCTCAAGCTGTGGCTCGATGCATTCACTGCGGTGCTGCCGGAGCGCGAGAAATATTCAAAGATCGTAGGCCTGTGGACGACCGAGGCGGGGCAGCCGAACGAGGCCTGCCACATCTGGGCCTATCCCAGCCTGAACGCCCGCGCCGAAGCGCGCGGCAACGCGATGAAGGATCCGGCCTGGCAGGAATTCCTCGGCAAGGGCCCGGGCTTCCTCGAGGAAATGCACTCGACCATCATGCTGCCGGCGCCGCATTCGCCGCTGCAGTGA
- a CDS encoding cupin-like domain-containing protein — protein sequence MNTLTAIAPVIAADHDALRRDFPLKPFAIHHKLAGHPLLTLPRIAQLAAELPRDLIEYNSGKVAISQDPDAIPSVDLDPVEVVKSIETAGAWMVLKRVENSPEYRSLLDDTLLSVARARGFNSLLDAGFEQVEGFLFVSSPNSTTPFHLDSEDNFFVHIHGEKFFTIFDNADRSIVSDDEIERSMTKHRNLKYDESFAPRGNEFHLFAGDGCYVPYQWPHWVRTSGSFSISMAITWKTREVRRLNDLHFFNSMLRGIGLPQQPPGKQPVLDTLKLAFYRSVTLTIKPLRASMAMRRVLRRIALGKRANYYLKGA from the coding sequence ATGAATACGCTCACCGCCATCGCGCCCGTGATTGCGGCCGATCATGACGCGCTTCGTCGCGACTTTCCGCTCAAGCCGTTTGCGATCCATCACAAGCTCGCCGGCCATCCGCTGCTGACGCTGCCGCGTATCGCGCAGCTCGCCGCCGAATTGCCGCGCGACCTGATCGAGTACAATTCCGGCAAGGTCGCAATCAGCCAGGATCCGGACGCCATTCCCTCCGTCGATCTCGATCCGGTCGAAGTGGTGAAGAGCATCGAAACCGCTGGCGCCTGGATGGTGCTCAAGCGCGTCGAGAACTCGCCGGAGTATCGATCGCTGCTGGACGACACCCTGCTGTCGGTCGCCCGCGCCCGCGGTTTCAACAGCCTGCTCGATGCCGGCTTCGAGCAGGTCGAGGGTTTTCTGTTCGTATCCTCGCCGAACTCGACCACGCCGTTCCATCTCGACAGCGAAGACAATTTCTTCGTCCACATCCACGGGGAAAAATTCTTCACGATCTTCGACAATGCCGACCGCTCGATCGTCAGTGACGACGAGATCGAGCGCTCGATGACCAAGCATCGCAACCTGAAATACGACGAGAGCTTTGCGCCGCGCGGCAACGAATTCCATTTGTTCGCCGGCGACGGCTGCTACGTACCGTATCAGTGGCCGCACTGGGTGCGGACATCAGGCTCGTTCTCGATCTCGATGGCGATCACCTGGAAGACGCGCGAAGTGCGGCGGCTGAACGATCTGCACTTCTTCAATTCGATGCTTCGCGGCATCGGCCTGCCGCAGCAGCCTCCCGGCAAACAGCCGGTGCTCGATACGCTGAAGCTCGCGTTTTATCGCTCCGTCACGTTGACCATCAAGCCGCTGCGCGCCTCGATGGCGATGCGCCGCGTGCTGCGGCGGATCGCGCTCGGCAAGCGCGCGAATTATTATCTGAAAGGCGCGTGA
- a CDS encoding GNAT family N-acetyltransferase, which produces MADIADTSTARRASSKDANVHAPGAGGALTPLAGVSAGQWLALSTRAAEPNGYYLPEWELAVNASVRGRGDTDALGAWRDASTLIGLVPVISMWRAYKIPLPALVSADPYGTLCTPLLDRDMAEEAVTGILQQARRAGAHALIFRATSLDGAAMKAFADVLHRSRMQPVVLQSHVRACLDATGDADEVLREALGAKKLKELRRQRNRLAEHGAINFDVARTPADVAAAIEPFLVLEASGWKGQRGTALSQDDGDAAFIRRATSALAETGQCEIVTLRAGETPVAAAIVLRHHDRAFYFKLGVDECFAKFSPGVQLTLELTRYLCADPAIRLVDSTAAPDHPMINPIWRGRLAIGDVLIPLRRGDPVVSLIRAALGLRGAIREPVRRIVHFVRARQDKS; this is translated from the coding sequence GTGGCTGACATTGCCGACACATCGACGGCTCGTCGTGCATCGAGCAAGGACGCGAACGTACACGCGCCAGGCGCCGGCGGGGCGCTGACGCCGCTCGCCGGCGTTTCCGCAGGCCAATGGCTCGCACTCTCGACACGCGCCGCCGAGCCGAACGGCTATTATCTGCCCGAATGGGAATTGGCGGTGAACGCTTCGGTGCGGGGCCGCGGCGACACCGACGCGCTCGGTGCGTGGCGCGATGCTTCCACCCTGATCGGCCTGGTGCCTGTGATCTCGATGTGGCGCGCCTACAAAATCCCGCTGCCCGCTTTGGTCAGCGCCGATCCCTACGGCACACTCTGCACGCCGCTGCTCGACCGCGACATGGCGGAGGAAGCGGTCACCGGCATTCTGCAGCAGGCTCGCCGGGCCGGCGCACACGCGCTGATCTTCCGCGCCACCTCGCTTGACGGCGCGGCCATGAAGGCCTTTGCCGACGTGCTGCACCGCAGCCGCATGCAGCCCGTGGTGCTGCAATCGCATGTCCGCGCCTGCCTTGACGCTACCGGTGACGCCGACGAAGTGCTGCGCGAGGCGCTGGGCGCGAAGAAACTGAAAGAACTGCGCCGTCAGCGCAATCGCCTGGCCGAACACGGCGCGATCAACTTCGACGTGGCGCGGACGCCTGCTGACGTCGCCGCCGCGATTGAACCATTCCTGGTGCTGGAGGCCAGCGGCTGGAAGGGCCAGCGCGGCACCGCGCTCAGCCAGGACGACGGCGACGCGGCCTTCATCCGTCGCGCTACCTCGGCGCTGGCCGAGACCGGCCAGTGCGAGATCGTGACGTTGCGGGCCGGCGAAACGCCGGTGGCCGCGGCAATCGTGCTGCGTCATCACGACCGCGCCTTCTACTTCAAGCTCGGCGTCGACGAGTGCTTTGCAAAATTTTCGCCCGGCGTGCAGCTGACGCTGGAATTGACCCGGTATCTCTGCGCGGATCCGGCCATTCGCCTGGTCGATTCCACCGCCGCCCCCGACCATCCCATGATCAACCCGATCTGGCGCGGACGCCTTGCGATCGGCGATGTCTTGATCCCGCTGCGGCGGGGCGATCCGGTTGTGTCGCTGATCCGCGCCGCGCTGGGCTTGCGCGGCGCGATCCGCGAGCCGGTACGCCGCATCGTTCATTTCGTCAGAGCACGGCAGGATAAATCCTGA
- a CDS encoding EAL domain-containing protein, which yields MKRYRPHIFVMIALAIVLAGGWHDSLRHALADLRFGWQSRQASGDIVVIAIDASSIDRIGVWPWPRLLHAELIRQLQKADVQDIALDVDFSTPSDASSDRNFAEALQGAGGSVVLPAFQQPRTDRTTLHVNRPLQQFAEHSWPSLVNVEVGPDGLVRRYPFGGKLDGKFVPAMAAVLAGQYDEKRTPFLIDFSIRTAGIPKVSFADVLRGDPATLQKLQGKKVIVGGTALELGDRFSVPNGVIVSGPVLQTLAAESLLQNRALQWTSHVVTLTGLALLALLMLFSWRRLSAGKRVALLAATAVAIEAGAFTLQAAFPLILDTSLFQIAIIVYIAAIALDEIDIRDLLGRVAESRFQRVAMSLGDGLICTDSNYLITVWNPGATAIFGYQAEEMIGRPFDWICARDADTPAFSVRDAADLAAGTVIEFDARRSDGEVFPVEASFSGWQGTDGFQFGAILRDVSVRKREAERIRYLAEHDTLTGLINRNTLHAKLEAKIARAGADGRKVALLVIGIDGFQQVNDMLGHAIGDLVLRAISERLTAAMPTAGLIARLSGDEFAIAVPTNAIGQNVSRFAEQIGAGFDEPLLAGTRHLRVRVSIGAAVFPSDGRTAAELLSNSHLALSRAKATSRGGHVLFEDSIRRELETRLTLEAELVLAAERHEFELFYQPQIHLADGSLIGAEALIRWRHPERGLVSPGEFMPVVNTSPISERIAEWVLETACAKAAAWERAGQKLRIGVNLSPSQLQSGDLASSVAQALARTGLSPTSLELEVTEDILLHDEQSALNTFLKIQALGVRLVFDDFGTGFASLSYLKKFPLDGLKIDRSFVLGLLANPDDAAIVSSTIGLSKQLGLSVIAEGIEDRATADFLVRMGCEEGQGYFFGRPMPASEFEAKFLNSPAAAEVA from the coding sequence GTGAAACGATACCGGCCGCATATTTTCGTGATGATTGCGTTGGCAATCGTCCTGGCAGGCGGCTGGCACGATTCGCTTCGCCACGCATTGGCCGACCTGCGGTTCGGCTGGCAGTCGCGACAGGCCTCTGGCGATATTGTGGTGATCGCGATCGACGCATCATCGATCGACAGGATCGGCGTCTGGCCATGGCCGCGCCTGCTCCACGCCGAATTGATCCGGCAGCTTCAGAAGGCAGACGTCCAGGACATCGCACTCGATGTCGACTTCTCCACGCCCTCCGACGCGTCGTCGGACCGAAACTTTGCCGAAGCCCTCCAGGGCGCCGGCGGATCGGTCGTGCTGCCCGCCTTCCAGCAGCCCCGCACCGACAGGACGACGCTTCACGTCAATCGCCCATTGCAGCAATTCGCCGAACATTCCTGGCCGTCGCTCGTCAATGTCGAGGTCGGACCCGACGGCCTCGTCCGCCGTTACCCGTTCGGCGGGAAGCTGGACGGCAAATTCGTGCCCGCGATGGCCGCCGTGCTCGCCGGCCAATACGATGAAAAGCGCACGCCCTTTCTGATCGACTTCAGCATCCGGACCGCGGGAATCCCCAAAGTGTCCTTTGCCGACGTCCTGCGCGGCGACCCGGCGACACTGCAAAAGCTGCAGGGCAAGAAGGTCATCGTCGGCGGCACGGCGCTCGAACTCGGCGATCGCTTCAGCGTCCCGAACGGCGTGATCGTGTCCGGGCCCGTGCTGCAGACACTGGCCGCGGAATCGCTGCTGCAGAACCGCGCGCTACAATGGACTTCGCACGTCGTCACGCTGACCGGCCTCGCCTTGCTAGCCTTGCTCATGCTGTTCTCATGGCGCCGCCTTTCCGCCGGCAAGCGAGTGGCGCTGCTCGCGGCAACGGCTGTCGCCATCGAGGCAGGCGCGTTTACCCTTCAGGCCGCATTCCCGCTCATTCTCGACACGTCGCTGTTTCAGATCGCCATCATCGTCTACATCGCTGCCATCGCGCTCGACGAAATCGACATCCGCGATCTGCTCGGCAGGGTCGCCGAGAGCCGCTTTCAACGCGTGGCGATGTCGCTCGGCGACGGCCTGATCTGCACCGATTCCAATTACCTGATCACGGTCTGGAATCCCGGCGCGACGGCTATCTTCGGCTACCAGGCCGAGGAGATGATCGGCCGGCCGTTTGACTGGATTTGCGCCCGCGATGCCGATACGCCAGCTTTTTCCGTCAGGGATGCCGCAGACCTCGCCGCCGGCACGGTGATCGAGTTCGACGCACGCCGCAGCGATGGCGAGGTGTTTCCGGTCGAAGCCAGTTTCTCCGGCTGGCAGGGCACCGACGGATTTCAGTTCGGCGCGATCCTTCGCGACGTTTCGGTGCGCAAGCGCGAAGCCGAGAGAATTCGATATCTCGCGGAACATGACACGCTGACCGGCCTTATCAATCGCAATACCCTTCACGCCAAACTTGAAGCGAAGATTGCCAGAGCCGGGGCTGACGGCCGCAAGGTAGCGCTGCTGGTTATCGGCATCGACGGCTTCCAGCAGGTCAACGACATGCTCGGTCATGCCATCGGCGATCTCGTCCTTCGCGCCATTTCAGAACGGTTGACGGCGGCGATGCCGACGGCCGGCCTGATCGCGCGCCTGAGCGGAGACGAATTCGCCATCGCGGTTCCGACCAACGCTATCGGCCAAAACGTCAGTCGTTTTGCCGAGCAGATCGGTGCGGGCTTCGACGAGCCGCTGCTCGCCGGCACGCGTCACCTCCGCGTCAGGGTCAGCATCGGCGCCGCCGTCTTCCCGTCCGACGGGCGAACGGCGGCTGAACTCCTGAGCAACTCTCATCTGGCGCTGAGCCGCGCCAAGGCGACCAGCCGCGGCGGTCACGTGCTGTTCGAGGACTCGATCCGCCGCGAACTGGAAACTCGTCTGACGCTGGAAGCGGAGCTGGTGCTGGCCGCGGAGCGCCATGAATTCGAACTGTTCTACCAGCCGCAAATTCATCTGGCCGACGGCAGCCTGATCGGCGCCGAGGCCCTGATCCGCTGGCGTCATCCCGAGCGGGGCCTGGTTTCGCCGGGAGAATTCATGCCGGTTGTCAACACCTCACCGATTTCCGAACGGATAGCGGAGTGGGTTCTCGAAACCGCCTGCGCCAAGGCAGCCGCCTGGGAGCGCGCCGGACAAAAACTCCGGATCGGCGTCAACCTTTCGCCCTCCCAACTCCAGTCCGGTGACCTCGCAAGCTCGGTCGCGCAGGCTCTTGCCCGCACCGGTTTAAGTCCAACCAGCCTCGAGCTCGAAGTCACCGAAGACATCCTGCTCCACGACGAGCAGAGCGCGCTGAATACGTTCCTGAAAATTCAGGCGCTTGGCGTTCGCCTCGTGTTCGACGATTTCGGCACCGGCTTTGCGAGCCTCAGCTATCTGAAGAAATTCCCGCTCGATGGACTGAAGATCGACCGCTCTTTCGTACTCGGATTGCTGGCCAATCCCGATGACGCGGCGATCGTCAGTTCGACCATCGGGCTTAGCAAGCAACTGGGCCTCTCCGTCATCGCCGAAGGCATTGAGGACCGGGCCACGGCCGACTTCCTGGTCAGGATGGGCTGCGAAGAGGGACAGGGCTATTTCTTCGGACGGCCGATGCCGGCAAGCGAGTTCGAGGCCAAATTCCTCAACTCCCCCGCCGCCGCCGAGGTGGCGTGA
- a CDS encoding FecR family protein produces MRATPHVSRALATMFALAAASVAFAADGGDWTVSKSSGEVWLTGSGVQQAALRQEDVLKPGDTISTGRTGRVLLKRGDEMILVSPNSVVGVPAEKKEGLSTTIKQQAGSILLDVEKRNVKHFEVETPYLAAVVKGTRFRVTVNAGKTTVDVVRGQVEVADFKSGQIAQVMAGQHATAFANGKTSLSLGGTGTLAPIEQGKPRAPSVERIPVPRGGFTAIRHATNGQGVQPLRHASVQPAKHGVTRISSSIGEVRVNFHRVTNGLAHAATSSGGVARGVADTNTVWNSSGSDSAIANNGQGDNGNGAAASAAGRGNASAVAAVAGGNANSGNGNNSGNDNAASRSGNGANGSGRGNGHANNGGGNGRGH; encoded by the coding sequence ATGCGTGCGACCCCTCACGTCTCAAGAGCACTCGCGACCATGTTCGCGCTGGCGGCGGCTTCCGTCGCTTTCGCCGCTGACGGCGGCGACTGGACGGTCAGCAAATCCTCCGGCGAGGTCTGGCTCACGGGCAGCGGCGTGCAGCAGGCGGCGCTGAGACAGGAGGACGTGCTGAAGCCAGGGGACACCATCAGCACCGGCCGCACCGGGCGCGTGCTGCTGAAGCGAGGCGACGAAATGATCCTGGTTTCGCCGAATTCCGTGGTCGGCGTCCCCGCGGAGAAGAAGGAAGGACTCTCGACGACGATCAAGCAGCAGGCAGGCTCAATCCTGCTCGACGTCGAAAAGCGCAACGTCAAGCATTTCGAGGTCGAGACTCCCTACCTCGCGGCCGTGGTGAAGGGCACGCGATTCCGCGTCACCGTCAACGCGGGGAAGACCACCGTCGACGTGGTCCGCGGTCAGGTTGAAGTTGCAGATTTCAAATCGGGTCAGATCGCCCAGGTGATGGCGGGCCAACATGCGACGGCGTTCGCCAACGGCAAAACCAGCCTTTCGCTGGGCGGCACCGGCACCCTCGCTCCGATCGAACAAGGCAAGCCGCGCGCGCCGTCGGTCGAGCGCATTCCGGTGCCGCGCGGAGGCTTTACCGCAATCCGCCACGCCACGAATGGACAGGGCGTCCAGCCGTTGCGGCATGCAAGCGTGCAGCCGGCAAAGCACGGCGTCACCCGGATCTCCTCGTCAATCGGCGAAGTTCGAGTGAACTTCCATCGCGTCACTAACGGCCTCGCCCATGCCGCTACGTCTTCAGGGGGCGTGGCGCGGGGCGTGGCCGACACCAATACGGTCTGGAACTCATCCGGCTCCGACTCGGCCATCGCCAACAATGGTCAAGGAGATAATGGCAACGGCGCTGCCGCGAGTGCCGCCGGTCGAGGCAATGCAAGCGCGGTGGCGGCCGTCGCCGGAGGCAACGCCAACAGCGGCAATGGCAACAACAGCGGCAACGATAATGCCGCCAGCAGAAGCGGCAACGGAGCTAACGGGAGCGGCCGTGGCAACGGTCATGCCAACAACGGCGGCGGAAACGGAAGAGGCCACTAG
- a CDS encoding ShlB/FhaC/HecB family hemolysin secretion/activation protein yields the protein MSTAGFVLWTLIACLPAQAQQANQPGYDPRQTEKRFDDQQSSQGANGRPRLPSPQFARPEGQGDPKPLFVLRHVSIAGAVAIPQGRLVTTYRPYIGKKVSQADLATIAAAVSDVYRAEGFHLSRAIVPPQDIQGGQLRIQIIEGSITELTLKGDGVEQFGVRPMLEAVLTERPSQLATLERQLLLINGRPGVRIEDTAIEEIGTASGHFRLILSLKTWHFFTSFGVDNLGSSSVGPWQSYGTAAFNSYLAPGDSLVLNLSTTPGDPRQLAFGRLSYDLPVGTDGARIGASGYYSEVWPGDYRHLYSDNIKTEAFEVRGSIAPLQSQKSSLTLTAAAGFTNATENDVFGLIYADRIRTASLTSDYRLQDSFGGANYLTVNYRQGLDILGASHRDDDYLSRDGASGKFSALNLWFTRYQTLSDAWSLKIAAAGQTASGPLFTSQQFYLGGIAFGRGYGSAEISGDNGLAGSAELRFDQKTNLQYLTGYQLYSFVDSGVAWNDGYRLSDGLSLTSAGGGVRFFLADGLQADIGVAAPLSYRAPDNPTRGARVLFSLTSALKLCPVRATTRCL from the coding sequence CTGAGCACCGCAGGCTTCGTCCTCTGGACCCTGATCGCCTGCCTTCCGGCGCAGGCGCAGCAGGCGAACCAGCCGGGTTATGATCCGCGGCAGACGGAAAAACGTTTCGATGACCAGCAATCGAGCCAGGGCGCGAACGGGAGGCCGCGATTGCCGTCGCCGCAATTCGCCCGGCCGGAGGGGCAGGGGGATCCCAAGCCTCTGTTCGTGCTCCGCCACGTCTCGATCGCCGGCGCCGTCGCGATCCCGCAGGGCCGGCTGGTGACGACGTATCGACCCTACATCGGGAAAAAGGTATCGCAGGCCGATCTGGCGACTATCGCGGCCGCGGTCAGCGACGTCTATCGCGCCGAAGGCTTTCACCTCAGCCGGGCGATCGTTCCTCCGCAGGACATCCAGGGCGGCCAGCTTCGCATTCAAATCATCGAAGGCAGCATCACGGAACTGACGCTGAAGGGAGACGGCGTCGAACAGTTCGGCGTCCGGCCGATGCTCGAGGCCGTGCTGACTGAACGGCCCTCGCAGCTTGCGACGCTCGAACGGCAGTTGCTGCTGATCAACGGACGGCCCGGCGTGCGGATCGAGGACACCGCGATCGAGGAGATCGGCACCGCCAGCGGCCATTTTCGGCTGATCCTGTCTTTGAAAACCTGGCACTTCTTCACGTCGTTCGGCGTCGACAATCTGGGCTCGTCGTCGGTCGGACCGTGGCAAAGTTATGGGACCGCGGCGTTCAACTCCTATCTCGCGCCCGGCGATTCCCTGGTGTTGAACCTGTCGACCACGCCGGGCGATCCGCGGCAGCTCGCGTTCGGCCGCCTGTCCTACGACCTGCCTGTCGGCACCGACGGCGCCCGTATCGGCGCGTCGGGCTACTACAGCGAGGTGTGGCCCGGCGATTACCGCCATCTCTACAGCGACAACATCAAGACCGAGGCGTTCGAAGTTCGCGGCAGCATCGCTCCGCTGCAATCGCAGAAATCGAGCCTGACGCTCACCGCGGCGGCCGGTTTCACCAATGCCACCGAAAACGATGTGTTCGGCCTGATTTACGCCGACCGCATCCGCACCGCGAGCCTCACGTCGGACTACCGGCTGCAGGACAGTTTCGGCGGCGCCAATTATCTGACGGTAAATTATCGCCAGGGTCTCGACATTCTCGGCGCCTCGCACCGCGACGACGACTATCTGTCGCGCGACGGGGCGTCCGGCAAATTCTCCGCGCTGAACCTCTGGTTCACGCGCTACCAGACGCTGTCGGATGCGTGGTCGCTGAAAATCGCCGCGGCCGGCCAGACGGCGTCCGGCCCGCTGTTCACCTCGCAGCAATTCTATCTCGGCGGCATCGCGTTCGGACGCGGCTATGGCAGCGCCGAGATCAGCGGCGACAACGGTCTGGCGGGATCGGCTGAATTGCGCTTCGATCAGAAAACGAACCTTCAATATCTGACCGGCTACCAGCTCTACAGTTTCGTCGACAGCGGGGTGGCCTGGAATGACGGCTACCGCCTGAGCGACGGCCTTTCGCTGACATCGGCCGGCGGCGGCGTTCGCTTCTTCCTCGCCGATGGCCTGCAGGCCGACATCGGCGTTGCCGCGCCGCTCAGCTATCGCGCGCCGGATAATCCCACCCGCGGCGCACGGGTGCTGTTCTCGCTGACGAGCGCGCTGAAGCTTTGTCCGGTGCGGGCGACGACGCGCTGCCTGTAG
- a CDS encoding caspase family protein: MFRHALLKLMIPAAVLLGTQSASAEGRLALVIGQSAYRSVPALPNPANDARAVTQLLTDSGFEVSTAADLSQGQMREAVSDFAGKVAARGADTVALVFYAGHGLQIDGENFLVPIDIDPKREADIPIQAVRLNDILNTLTSVPSKMRILMLDACRNNPFPDLKTAGSGLAIVDAKIGAPGTFLSFSTSPGAVAEDGSGSNSPYTNALLAAGKEQNIPIEETFKRVRLAVNKVTEGRQTPWDSSSLTEDFRFSGTSVAGPKPAAAPKKSVAEWTRDLKGKPVEAANELIVADGTDEAYEAFAGLFPQTALGRLARDWLVRHRRMVAWNDAVLINTASGYRSFLAKFPDSDLSATARKLEQRLRNRPEFTPAVAAANAAVPQNVALAGPTCPCNVQPPEQQPLKVNAPVRRVEPDPPKKRVDRKPPRRREPDDEVVVVRRRPPPPEVYEPSRPPVSIGIGIGLGGFGGGRGGHYGDRRGGY, from the coding sequence ATGTTCCGTCACGCACTGCTCAAGTTGATGATTCCCGCGGCGGTTCTTCTGGGAACACAGTCGGCTTCTGCCGAAGGCCGCCTCGCGCTGGTGATCGGCCAATCCGCCTATCGCTCGGTGCCGGCGCTGCCCAATCCGGCCAACGACGCCAGGGCGGTCACGCAATTGCTGACCGATTCCGGCTTCGAGGTCTCGACCGCGGCCGATCTTTCGCAAGGCCAGATGCGGGAGGCGGTCAGCGACTTCGCCGGCAAGGTCGCGGCCAGGGGCGCCGACACCGTAGCGCTGGTGTTTTATGCCGGCCATGGGCTGCAGATCGACGGCGAGAATTTTCTGGTTCCGATCGACATCGATCCGAAGCGGGAAGCCGACATTCCGATCCAGGCGGTGCGCCTCAATGATATCCTGAACACGCTGACGTCGGTGCCGAGCAAGATGCGCATCCTGATGCTCGACGCCTGCCGCAACAATCCATTCCCGGACCTCAAGACCGCCGGCAGCGGGCTTGCCATCGTCGATGCGAAGATCGGCGCTCCCGGCACCTTCCTGTCGTTCTCGACGTCGCCGGGCGCGGTCGCGGAAGACGGCTCCGGCTCCAACAGCCCGTATACGAACGCGCTGCTCGCGGCCGGCAAGGAGCAGAACATTCCGATCGAGGAGACTTTCAAGCGGGTGCGGCTTGCGGTGAACAAGGTCACCGAAGGTCGGCAGACCCCGTGGGACAGCTCCTCGCTGACCGAGGATTTCCGCTTTTCGGGCACATCCGTCGCCGGGCCGAAGCCTGCCGCGGCTCCGAAGAAGTCGGTCGCCGAGTGGACCCGCGACCTGAAGGGCAAGCCGGTCGAGGCGGCGAACGAGCTGATTGTGGCCGACGGCACCGACGAGGCGTATGAGGCCTTTGCCGGTCTCTTCCCGCAGACGGCGCTCGGGCGGCTCGCGCGCGACTGGCTGGTTCGGCACCGGCGCATGGTGGCGTGGAACGACGCAGTGCTCATCAACACCGCGTCCGGATATCGCTCCTTCCTGGCGAAATTCCCCGACAGCGATCTCAGCGCGACCGCGCGCAAGCTGGAGCAGCGGCTGCGCAACCGTCCCGAGTTCACGCCGGCGGTCGCCGCCGCCAACGCCGCCGTGCCGCAAAACGTTGCGCTGGCCGGGCCGACATGTCCCTGCAACGTGCAGCCGCCGGAGCAGCAGCCGCTGAAGGTCAATGCGCCGGTCAGGCGCGTCGAGCCGGATCCGCCGAAGAAGCGGGTCGATCGCAAGCCGCCGCGTCGGCGCGAGCCGGATGACGAGGTTGTGGTTGTTCGCCGTCGTCCGCCTCCGCCCGAGGTGTACGAGCCATCGCGACCGCCGGTCAGCATCGGCATCGGGATCGGTCTCGGTGGGTTTGGCGGCGGCCGTGGCGGCCACTATGGCGACCGCCGCGGTGGATACTGA